A window of Cellulosimicrobium protaetiae genomic DNA:
GGGGCATGCGCATCGAGGACGAGTCGCCGCTGACGATCGTGCCCGTGCTGCGTGGCTCGGCCTGGGTCGGCCCGGCCGTCGGGGACGAGCCGTCCGACCCGGGCGAGCACGTCGCGGCAGGAGACGTCGTGCTGCTGCGCGGCCCGGCGCACTACGTCGTGGCCGACGCGCCCACGACCGCGCCGCAGGTCGTCGTCGGGCCGGAGCCCGACATGTGCCGTGCGGTCGACGGCGGCCCCTCCCCCATGACCGTGCTCGGCGTCCGGTCCTGGGGAAACGACCCCGACGGAGAGACCGTGATCGTCACGGGCACGTACCCGCTCGACGGCGAGGTGGGCCGCCGGGTCCTGCGCGTCCTCCCGCGGCGTGTGGTGCTGCGCGGCGACGAGGTCGACGGCGTCCTGGTCGAGATGCTCGCCCGGGAGGTGGTCCAGGACCTGCCCGGGCAGGAGGCCGTGCTCGACCGCCTGCTCGACCTGCTCCTCATCTCGTGCCTGCGGACCTGGCTCTCGCGCGACGACGCGCCCGGCTGGTACCGCGCGGACGCGGACCCGGTGGTCGGTGCGGCCCTGCGCCTCGTCCACCACGACCCGGCGCGCGCGTGGACGGTCGACTCCCTCGCCCGGGAGGTCGGGCTCTCCCGCGCGGCGTTCTCACGACGGTTCACGACGCTCGTCGGCGAGCCGCCGATGAGCTATCTCACCGGCTGGCGCCTCGACCTCGCGGCCGACCTGCTGCTCGAGCCCGACGCGACGCTGACGGCGGTCGCGCGCACCGTCGGGTACGCGTCACCGTTCGCGCTGAGCGCCGCGTTCAAGCGCGTGCGCGGGGTCAGCCCTGCGACGCACCGTCGACGCGCGGGTGCCGCCTGAGGCGCGCGGCACCGACCGCGGGCAGGATGGTCGGCATGCCGATCCCCCGCTGGGTGACGAGATCCAACAAGCGCTTCCTCAACCCCGTGATGCTGCGCGTCGCGACGGGCGTCGGGCCCATGGCGGTGGTCCGCCACGTCGGGCGCCGCAGCGGGCGCCCCTACCGCACGCCCGTCTTCGCCTTCGCCTACCGGGCGCCGGAGGACCCCGGCGTCCGCGTGGTCCTGGCTCTCACGTACGGACCCGACGTCGACTGGGTGCGCAACGTCGACGCCGCCGGGTCGTTCGAGCTGGAGCGCCGCGACGAGCGCTACGCGGTCGACGACCTGCGCCGCGTCACGGGCGAGGACGGGCTGCGACTGCTGCCCGGCTGGACGAGCGCCGTCCTGCGCCGCACGGGGGTCGACGAGTTCCGCACCGGACGGCTGCGCCGCACCCTGCCATGATGGACGGCATGACCGACCAGCTCTGGATCACCGGTGACCCCGACGCGGACGCGCTCCTCAGCGACGACGCGTTCGCCCTCCTCGTCGGCATGCTCCTCGACCAGCAGTACCCGATGGAGCACGCGTTCGCCGGGCCCCGCAAGATCCGCGACCGCCTCGGCTCCATCGACCCGCGCGCCGTCGCGGACGCGGACCCCGACGCGTTCGTCACGCTCGCCACGACCCCGCCCGCGATCCACCGGTACGGGCGCTCGATGGCGGCGCGGGTGCAGGACCTGGCGCGCGTCGTCGTCGACGAGTACGACGGCGACGCGACGCGGATCTGGACCGCGCCCGGCGCCGACGGCGAGAGTGCCCCGACCGGTGCCGAGGTGCTCGCCCGGCTGCGGGCGCTGCCCGGGTACGGCGACCAGAAGGCGCGGATCTTCCTCGCCCTGCTCGGCAAGCAGCGGGGCGTGGAGCCCGCGGGGTGGCGCGAGGCCGCGGGCCACTACGGCGACGAGGGGTCGCGCCGGTCCATCGCCGACGTCACGAGCCCCGAGTCGCTCGCCCAGGTGCGCGCCTTCAAGAAGGAGCAGAAGGCGGCGGCCAAGGCCGCGAAGGCCTGACGTCGTCACGACGCCGCGGCCAGCCGGCGCTCCAGCCCGTCGAGGACGAGGTCGAGCCCGTCGTCGAACTGGTCCGCGAACGCGTACCCGTGCCCGACGACGAGCTCGGCGACCATCTCGGCCAGGTGGGGGTACTCCTGCGCCGGCAGCGCGATCTCCGCCACGAAGTCCTCGACGTCGTCGTCCGGCGAGAACGGCAGCCGGGTCTCGGTGAGCACGAACCCGTACACGTACGCGTCGATCGCCGAGAACGCCTGGCTGGCCAGGGCGACCGTGAAGCCGTCGGCGCGCAGGCAGCCCAGCACGGTGTCGTGGTGGCGCAGCAGGGCGGGCCCGCCGCTGCGTCGCGACTCGACGAGCCCGAGCGACCACGGGTGCCGGGCGAGGACGGCGCGGGCCGACGCGGCACGCGCGGCCATCGCCGGTCGCCACGGGGTGCCCGGCTCGGGCAGCTCGATCTGGGCGAAGACCCAGTCCGCCAGCTCGTCGAGCAGCTCGTCCTTGCCCGCCAGGTGGTGGTACAGCGACATGGCCTCCACCCCGAGCCGGCGCCCGACGTTGCGCATGCTCACCGCGGTCAGCCCGCCGTCGTCCGCGACGGTCACCGCGGCCTCGACGATGCGCTCCCTGCTCAGCGCGCCCCGCCCCATCGTCGACCTCCTTCACCCTTGCCAGCCTTACGAGTGTAAGCCTAGAGTGGTCGGCACGCAGCCTTACACCCGTCAGGAGGACCGTGATGAGAGCCGCCGTCGTCGACCGGTACGGGCCGCCGGACGTCGTCCGAGTCGCCGAGATCGCCCCTCCCCGCGTCGGGACGCACGACGTCCTGGTCCGCGTGCACGCCACCGCCGTCACCGCGGCCGACGCCCGGATCCGTGGCGCCCGCTTCCCGCGCGGCTTCGGCGCGTTCGCCCGGCTCGCGTTCGGCGTGCGGAGGCCCCGGCACGCCGTCCTCGGCGGGGTCTTCTCCGGCGTCGTCGAGGAGGTCGGTGCCGCCGTCGAGGGCGTCGCACCCGGCGACGCCGTCTCGGGCATGACCGGCAGCCGGATGGGCGCCCACGCCGAGCTCCTCGCCGTCCCCGCGACCCGCGCCGTCGCCCGGCCGGACGGGGCGTCGCACGACGACGCCGCCGCAGTCCTCTTCGGCGGCACCACGGCGTGGCACTTCCTGCGGCGCCGGGCGACCGTGACCTCCGGGACCTCCGTGCTGGTGGTCGGCGCGGGCGGGGCCGTCGGCTCGAACGCGGTCCAGCTCGCGGGGCACCTCGGCGCGACCGTCACGGCCGTGACCAGCACGCCGAACCTGGACCTGGTGGCACGGCTCGGCGCGGACCACGTCGTGGACCGGACCACGGCCGGGGCGGGCTGGCCCGACCGGCTCGGCGAGCGCTACGACGTCGTGCTCGACGCGGTCGGCGCGCTCTCGCCCGCCACGGGACGACCGCTGCTCACCGACGCGGGCGTGCTCCTGCTCGTGGCCGCGGACCTCGGGCAGACGCTCGCCGCCCGCGGGGCGGTCCGGGCCGGACCGGCGCCCGAGCACGCCGACGACGTCGCGCACCTGCTCGGGCTCGTGGCCGAGGGGACCCTCACGCCGGTGATCGAGTCGGTGCACGATCTCGACGGCATCCGGGACGCCTACGTGCGCGTCGACTCCGGTCACAAGGTCGGCAACATCGTCGTGCACCCGTGAGGAGCGGAACCACGGACCCATGCGCGTCGTCCTCGCCGGCTGCTGATCGCCGTCGGCGTCGTGCTCGACGGTGTGCTCGTGCGGCGGGGCTGGGTGCGGAGCCCGTCGACACCGCACCGACCTCCTGACCGTCCGCGAACGGCCCCGGGTCGGCGGACGACGTTCCGCTAGGGTCGGCCGCGTGACCACGACGACGCCGGGCGCTCGCGCGCTGCCTCCCGCCACGCGCACGCTCCTCGCCCTCGCCGCCGGCGTGGTCGTGCTCGCCGGGGTCCACACGGCCCGGGAGGTGCTCGCACCGATCCTCCTCGCGGCGGTGATCGTCATCATCTGC
This region includes:
- a CDS encoding AraC family transcriptional regulator, encoding MDVVAGLLDGPRARGAFLLRSHLRAPWGMRIEDESPLTIVPVLRGSAWVGPAVGDEPSDPGEHVAAGDVVLLRGPAHYVVADAPTTAPQVVVGPEPDMCRAVDGGPSPMTVLGVRSWGNDPDGETVIVTGTYPLDGEVGRRVLRVLPRRVVLRGDEVDGVLVEMLAREVVQDLPGQEAVLDRLLDLLLISCLRTWLSRDDAPGWYRADADPVVGAALRLVHHDPARAWTVDSLAREVGLSRAAFSRRFTTLVGEPPMSYLTGWRLDLAADLLLEPDATLTAVARTVGYASPFALSAAFKRVRGVSPATHRRRAGAA
- a CDS encoding nitroreductase family deazaflavin-dependent oxidoreductase: MPIPRWVTRSNKRFLNPVMLRVATGVGPMAVVRHVGRRSGRPYRTPVFAFAYRAPEDPGVRVVLALTYGPDVDWVRNVDAAGSFELERRDERYAVDDLRRVTGEDGLRLLPGWTSAVLRRTGVDEFRTGRLRRTLP
- a CDS encoding HhH-GPD-type base excision DNA repair protein, yielding MTDQLWITGDPDADALLSDDAFALLVGMLLDQQYPMEHAFAGPRKIRDRLGSIDPRAVADADPDAFVTLATTPPAIHRYGRSMAARVQDLARVVVDEYDGDATRIWTAPGADGESAPTGAEVLARLRALPGYGDQKARIFLALLGKQRGVEPAGWREAAGHYGDEGSRRSIADVTSPESLAQVRAFKKEQKAAAKAAKA
- a CDS encoding TetR/AcrR family transcriptional regulator; the encoded protein is MGRGALSRERIVEAAVTVADDGGLTAVSMRNVGRRLGVEAMSLYHHLAGKDELLDELADWVFAQIELPEPGTPWRPAMAARAASARAVLARHPWSLGLVESRRSGGPALLRHHDTVLGCLRADGFTVALASQAFSAIDAYVYGFVLTETRLPFSPDDDVEDFVAEIALPAQEYPHLAEMVAELVVGHGYAFADQFDDGLDLVLDGLERRLAAAS
- a CDS encoding NAD(P)-dependent alcohol dehydrogenase, encoding MRAAVVDRYGPPDVVRVAEIAPPRVGTHDVLVRVHATAVTAADARIRGARFPRGFGAFARLAFGVRRPRHAVLGGVFSGVVEEVGAAVEGVAPGDAVSGMTGSRMGAHAELLAVPATRAVARPDGASHDDAAAVLFGGTTAWHFLRRRATVTSGTSVLVVGAGGAVGSNAVQLAGHLGATVTAVTSTPNLDLVARLGADHVVDRTTAGAGWPDRLGERYDVVLDAVGALSPATGRPLLTDAGVLLLVAADLGQTLAARGAVRAGPAPEHADDVAHLLGLVAEGTLTPVIESVHDLDGIRDAYVRVDSGHKVGNIVVHP